From Demequina capsici, one genomic window encodes:
- the coaA gene encoding type I pantothenate kinase, translated as MRQNGPVAPIDASSRTPFVTLSRDEWAALADATPLPLTEDDVRRVRGVADPISLEEVDVIYRPLSRLLDLYSQATGGLHRATTEFLGERARRTPFVIGVAGSVAVGKSTTARVLRELMARWPASPRVELVTTDGFLLPNAELERRGLMSRKGFPESYDRRALRRFVADVKSGLPAVTAPVYSHVTYDIVPDERVVVRSPDVLIVEGLNVLAPPILREPGSSAFALSDYFDASIYVDARTDDVRRWYIDRFLTLRSTAFSRPDSYFRSYADLTDDEAVERASYIWDTINAPNLARNIAPTRARATIILSKGADHSIESVRLRKL; from the coding sequence ATGCGCCAGAATGGTCCCGTGGCCCCGATCGATGCGTCCTCGCGCACCCCGTTCGTCACCCTGTCACGGGACGAGTGGGCGGCGCTCGCCGACGCGACTCCCCTGCCTCTCACGGAGGATGACGTGCGCCGGGTGCGCGGCGTCGCCGATCCGATCTCCCTCGAGGAGGTCGACGTGATCTACCGGCCGCTCTCCCGCCTGCTCGACCTGTACTCGCAGGCCACAGGCGGCCTGCACCGCGCGACCACCGAGTTCCTGGGCGAGCGGGCCAGACGCACGCCCTTCGTGATCGGTGTGGCAGGCTCGGTTGCGGTCGGCAAGTCCACGACTGCGCGCGTGCTCCGCGAGCTGATGGCACGGTGGCCCGCCTCTCCGCGTGTCGAGCTCGTCACGACGGACGGGTTCCTCCTGCCCAACGCCGAGCTGGAGCGTCGCGGCCTGATGTCCCGCAAGGGCTTCCCCGAGTCGTATGACCGCCGCGCTCTGCGGCGCTTCGTCGCGGACGTCAAGTCCGGCCTGCCCGCGGTGACGGCGCCGGTGTACTCGCACGTGACCTACGACATCGTGCCCGACGAGCGGGTCGTGGTGCGCAGTCCCGATGTCCTGATCGTCGAAGGTCTCAACGTGCTCGCGCCTCCGATCCTGCGGGAGCCCGGCTCATCGGCGTTCGCACTGTCCGACTACTTCGACGCGTCGATCTATGTCGACGCCCGTACGGACGACGTGCGGCGCTGGTACATCGACCGATTCCTCACCCTGCGGTCCACCGCGTTCTCGCGCCCCGACTCGTACTTCCGCAGCTACGCGGATCTCACCGACGACGAGGCGGTCGAGCGCGCGTCGTACATCTGGGACACCATCAACGCCCCGAACCTGGCTCGCAACATCGCACCGACCCGCGCGCGCGCCACGATCATCCTGAGCAAGGGCGCCGACCACAGCATCGAGTCTGTGCGGCTGCGCAAGCTGTAG
- a CDS encoding class I SAM-dependent methyltransferase, giving the protein MNEELPQPVDGVDVAWNDARETNLANWEDRVGLHVAAYGLDAYRKDPRHVSTVVRDDLEALAPHLPGGTLDGLDVCHLQCHIGTDTVSLARAGARSVVGVDFSPAALEAASGFAAELGIAAQWVEGDVLDARSLVDRALGADRAFDVVYTSIGTVGWLHDLRAWARQVEALLRPGGILYFRDGHPFLFTLDEERAELVARYRYFSDGLALQWDDGATYVGEGVVQATRTYEWAHPISEIVMALLDAGLTLVAMDEGRTLPWRFAERMVALPGGDFAWPGGDAGVMPCTLTLVARKPN; this is encoded by the coding sequence ATGAACGAGGAGCTACCGCAGCCGGTCGACGGCGTGGATGTCGCTTGGAACGACGCCCGTGAGACGAACCTCGCCAACTGGGAGGACCGCGTCGGCCTGCATGTCGCCGCGTATGGGCTCGACGCGTACCGGAAGGACCCGCGGCACGTGTCGACCGTGGTCAGGGATGATCTGGAGGCCCTCGCACCGCATCTGCCCGGCGGAACACTCGACGGCCTGGACGTGTGCCATCTGCAGTGCCACATCGGGACCGACACGGTGTCGCTTGCGCGCGCTGGTGCGCGGAGCGTCGTCGGCGTGGACTTCTCTCCGGCGGCGCTCGAGGCCGCGAGCGGCTTCGCCGCCGAGCTGGGGATCGCCGCGCAGTGGGTCGAGGGGGATGTCCTCGACGCACGGTCGCTCGTGGATCGCGCGCTCGGCGCCGACCGTGCCTTCGACGTGGTGTACACGAGCATCGGAACGGTCGGCTGGCTCCATGACCTGCGGGCGTGGGCGCGGCAGGTCGAAGCGCTGCTGCGGCCCGGAGGCATCCTCTACTTCAGGGATGGGCACCCGTTCCTCTTCACGCTGGACGAGGAACGCGCCGAGCTGGTCGCCAGATACCGCTACTTCTCCGATGGGCTGGCGCTCCAGTGGGACGACGGAGCCACCTACGTAGGTGAAGGAGTGGTCCAGGCCACCCGCACCTACGAATGGGCGCACCCGATCTCAGAGATCGTCATGGCGCTTCTCGATGCCGGGCTCACGCTCGTCGCCATGGACGAGGGCCGGACGCTGCCGTGGAGGTTCGCGGAGCGGATGGTCGCGCTTCCAGGAGGCGACTTCGCGTGGCCAGGAGGCGACGCCGGCGTGATGCCGTGCACCCTCACGCTCGTCGCACGCAAGCCGAACTGA
- a CDS encoding DedA family protein, with product MNTALDWILHLSARLNEWILLFAESLWIYPLTFLMALIDGFFPLVPSESIIIATSTASVQTGTPILVLIFVAGAVGGWCGDQIAYFLGSRFDVRNWNLFTRDKPRQSLDWAEHQLERRGTSFIIAARFIPMGRVAVNLTAGALRYPRRRFMTIDAVAVSIWALWSILLGTVAASLFSDNLLVSIVVGVVAGTVLGFFVDKILSLLGFGAPELPDLAADIEERIETGQIEVRPTIRERRAERHGAHPRDGDDE from the coding sequence GTGAACACGGCTCTCGACTGGATCCTGCATCTCAGCGCTCGGTTGAACGAGTGGATCCTCCTCTTCGCCGAGTCTCTGTGGATCTATCCGCTCACCTTCCTGATGGCGCTGATCGACGGCTTCTTCCCCCTGGTGCCGTCCGAGTCGATCATCATCGCGACGTCGACGGCATCGGTGCAGACCGGCACGCCCATCCTGGTGCTCATCTTCGTGGCAGGTGCGGTGGGCGGATGGTGCGGCGACCAGATCGCGTACTTCCTCGGCTCGCGCTTCGACGTGCGCAACTGGAACCTGTTCACGCGCGACAAGCCGCGCCAGTCGCTCGACTGGGCGGAGCATCAGCTCGAGCGGCGCGGCACCTCGTTCATCATCGCTGCGCGGTTCATCCCGATGGGCCGCGTCGCGGTCAACCTCACCGCCGGCGCGTTGCGGTATCCGCGGAGGCGCTTCATGACGATCGACGCCGTGGCGGTGTCCATCTGGGCGCTCTGGTCGATCCTGCTGGGAACGGTCGCCGCCTCGCTGTTCTCGGACAACCTCCTGGTGTCGATCGTCGTCGGAGTCGTCGCGGGAACGGTCCTGGGCTTCTTCGTCGACAAGATCCTGTCGCTCCTGGGCTTCGGCGCGCCCGAGCTGCCTGACCTTGCCGCGGACATCGAGGAACGGATTGAGACCGGTCAGATCGAGGTGCGGCCGACGATCCGCGAGCGGCGCGCGGAACGGCACGGCGCGCATCCCCGCGACGGGGACGACGAATGA
- the glmM gene encoding phosphoglucosamine mutase codes for MARLFGTDGVRGLANRDLTAELAVDLAVAAAHVLAERGEFSGHRPRAVIGRDPRVSGEFLSAAVAAGLASAGVDVLSVDVLPTPAVAFLTASSGADLGVVVSASHNAMPDNGIKFFARGGHKLDDAVEEAIEARLGESWERPTGSDVGRLVRAEGLAAEYVSHVVGAVREFTGVDAPLAGVTMVVDAAHGAASVVGPEALRAAGAVVIVINAEPDGVNINEGVGSTHLGPLQAAVLEHGADMGVAFDGDADRCLAVDATGAIVDGDRIMGLLAIAMQRAGTLYRDTLVATVMSNLGLHHAMRAAGIEIVETAVGDRYVLEAMRENGYVLGGEQSGHVILSKYATTGDGVLTALMLGARVAADGSLHEQCAAIATLPQVLVNVPGVDRSRVHTDAALASAVADSRAALGDSGRVLLRPSGTEPLVRVMVEAATQDDAQRHADALAAVVKERLAF; via the coding sequence ATGGCGCGACTCTTCGGCACGGACGGTGTCCGGGGCCTTGCCAACCGCGACCTCACGGCGGAGCTGGCGGTCGACCTTGCGGTCGCCGCGGCTCACGTGCTGGCCGAGCGGGGCGAGTTCTCCGGTCACCGACCGCGTGCCGTCATCGGCCGCGACCCCCGCGTCTCAGGCGAGTTCCTGAGCGCGGCGGTCGCGGCCGGTCTTGCGTCTGCGGGCGTGGACGTCCTCTCGGTTGACGTGCTGCCCACTCCTGCCGTCGCGTTCCTCACCGCGTCGAGCGGTGCGGACCTGGGCGTGGTGGTCTCCGCCTCCCACAACGCCATGCCGGACAACGGCATCAAGTTCTTCGCCCGAGGTGGCCACAAGCTCGACGACGCCGTCGAGGAGGCCATCGAGGCCCGGCTCGGCGAGAGTTGGGAGCGGCCCACGGGGTCGGACGTCGGCAGGCTGGTGCGGGCCGAGGGTCTCGCCGCCGAGTATGTCTCCCATGTGGTGGGCGCTGTCCGCGAGTTCACCGGGGTGGATGCTCCGCTGGCGGGCGTCACCATGGTCGTCGATGCCGCGCACGGTGCCGCGAGCGTCGTCGGCCCGGAGGCTCTGCGTGCCGCTGGCGCGGTCGTGATCGTCATCAACGCCGAGCCCGACGGCGTCAACATCAATGAGGGGGTCGGCTCGACCCACCTGGGCCCGCTCCAGGCCGCAGTGCTGGAGCACGGTGCGGACATGGGCGTCGCATTCGACGGCGACGCGGATCGGTGCCTGGCGGTCGACGCGACGGGAGCCATCGTCGACGGCGACCGCATCATGGGCCTGCTCGCGATCGCGATGCAACGGGCGGGCACGCTGTACCGCGACACCCTGGTCGCCACCGTCATGAGCAACCTGGGGCTGCATCACGCGATGCGTGCCGCAGGGATCGAGATCGTCGAGACCGCTGTGGGAGACCGCTACGTCCTCGAGGCGATGCGTGAGAACGGCTACGTGCTCGGCGGCGAGCAGTCGGGCCACGTGATCCTCTCGAAGTACGCGACCACGGGGGACGGGGTCCTCACCGCGCTCATGCTGGGCGCGCGCGTGGCCGCCGACGGCTCCCTCCACGAGCAGTGCGCTGCGATCGCCACGCTGCCGCAGGTGCTCGTGAACGTGCCGGGCGTGGACCGCAGCCGCGTCCACACCGACGCAGCGCTCGCGTCGGCGGTCGCCGACTCCCGTGCCGCGCTCGGCGACTCGGGCCGGGTGCTCCTGCGCCCGTCGGGCACCGAGCCGCTCGTCCGGGTCATGGTCGAGGCGGCGACCCAGGACGACGCCCAGCGGCACGCCGACGCGCTGGCCGCGGTCGTGAAGGAGCGACTCGCCTTCTAG
- the rpsI gene encoding 30S ribosomal protein S9 yields MADVTTDVDNETPTEYTTETAPERGKGTSEIAPGAGLGRRKEAIARVRLVPGTGKWVINGRDLETYFPNKVHQQLVNSPFALLDIEGKFDVHARIQGGGPSGQAGALRLGVSRALNEIDAETNRPTLKKAGFLTRDARVVERKKAGLKKARRAPQYSKR; encoded by the coding sequence ATGGCAGATGTGACGACCGACGTCGACAACGAGACCCCCACCGAGTACACGACCGAGACCGCGCCTGAGCGCGGCAAGGGCACCTCGGAGATCGCCCCCGGCGCCGGCCTCGGCCGCCGCAAGGAGGCCATCGCCCGCGTGCGCCTGGTCCCCGGTACCGGCAAGTGGGTCATCAACGGCCGCGACCTCGAGACGTACTTCCCGAACAAGGTGCACCAGCAGCTCGTGAACTCCCCGTTCGCGCTCCTGGACATCGAGGGCAAGTTCGATGTGCACGCCCGCATCCAGGGTGGCGGCCCGTCCGGTCAGGCCGGTGCGCTCCGCCTCGGTGTGTCCCGCGCGCTCAACGAGATCGACGCCGAGACGAACCGTCCGACCCTCAAGAAGGCCGGCTTCCTGACCCGCGACGCTCGCGTCGTGGAGCGCAAGAAGGCGGGTCTCAAGAAGGCCCGCCGCGCGCCGCAGTACTCGAAGCGCTAA
- the rplM gene encoding 50S ribosomal protein L13 translates to MRTYSPKAGDVTKDWYVIDATDVVLGRLASQAAQLLRGKHKATFAPHMDLGDFVIIINAEKVALTGNKLTDKMVYRHSGYPGGLKTKAIGDLLASQPERVIENAVKGMLPHTKLGAAQFTKLKVYAGAEHPHAAQQPKTFTIAQVAQ, encoded by the coding sequence GTGCGTACGTATTCTCCCAAGGCGGGTGACGTCACCAAGGACTGGTACGTCATCGACGCGACGGACGTGGTTCTCGGTCGTCTTGCCTCGCAGGCTGCTCAGCTGCTTCGTGGCAAGCACAAGGCGACCTTCGCCCCTCACATGGACCTCGGTGACTTCGTGATCATCATCAACGCTGAGAAGGTTGCCCTCACCGGCAACAAGCTCACCGACAAGATGGTCTACCGTCACTCCGGCTACCCGGGCGGCCTCAAGACCAAGGCGATCGGCGACCTCCTCGCGAGCCAGCCCGAGCGCGTGATCGAGAACGCCGTCAAGGGCATGCTGCCCCACACCAAGCTGGGCGCCGCTCAGTTCACCAAGCTGAAGGTCTACGCCGGTGCCGAGCACCCGCACGCCGCGCAGCAGCCCAAGACGTTCACCATCGCGCAGGTCGCGCAGTAG
- a CDS encoding tRNA pseudouridine synthase A: MTELLSSDVVRARLDFSYDGTSFHGWAAQPGLRTVQDVLETSLARVVRKADGSPAAALRVTVAGRTDAGVHARGQVAHVDLPVDAWTRLPGRSDREPGEALRVRLAGVLPPDVAMRAVTAAAPGFDARFSALERRYAYRLCDDPASRDPLRRAFVVEHRRSLDAGVLDAASATLTGLRDFAAFCKAREGATTIRDLVEFSWTRPSQGPDTGLVVATVRADAFCHSMVRGLVGAVLAVGEGRRDLAWLGGVAGHRERSQAIAVAPPHGLTLEEVVYPPDDELAARAERTRDRRAESELL, translated from the coding sequence ATGACCGAGCTGCTCAGCAGTGACGTCGTGCGGGCCCGTCTCGATTTCTCGTACGACGGGACGTCGTTCCACGGGTGGGCCGCGCAGCCGGGCCTCAGGACCGTCCAGGACGTCCTGGAGACGTCCCTGGCGCGCGTGGTGCGCAAGGCCGACGGGTCGCCCGCCGCTGCTCTGCGCGTGACCGTGGCAGGCCGCACGGACGCCGGCGTGCATGCTCGAGGGCAGGTGGCTCACGTCGACCTGCCCGTGGACGCCTGGACCCGTCTGCCTGGACGTTCGGATCGGGAGCCGGGCGAAGCGCTCCGCGTGAGGCTCGCGGGGGTCCTGCCGCCCGACGTGGCGATGCGAGCGGTGACCGCGGCCGCCCCGGGCTTCGACGCGCGGTTCTCGGCGCTCGAGCGCCGCTACGCCTACCGGCTGTGCGACGATCCGGCGTCGCGGGATCCGTTGCGGCGCGCCTTTGTCGTGGAGCATCGACGTTCCTTGGACGCTGGTGTGCTCGATGCAGCCTCCGCCACGCTCACGGGCCTTCGCGACTTCGCTGCCTTCTGCAAGGCGCGTGAGGGCGCGACCACGATCCGCGACCTCGTCGAGTTCTCGTGGACGCGGCCCTCGCAGGGGCCCGACACGGGCCTGGTCGTCGCGACGGTGCGTGCCGATGCCTTCTGCCATTCGATGGTCCGTGGCCTCGTGGGCGCCGTGCTCGCCGTAGGCGAGGGACGCCGGGATCTCGCGTGGCTCGGCGGCGTGGCTGGTCACCGTGAGCGCTCCCAGGCGATCGCTGTGGCGCCACCCCACGGCCTCACCCTCGAGGAGGTCGTGTACCCACCGGACGACGAGCTGGCCGCGCGGGCCGAGCGTACGAGGGATCGCCGTGCGGAGTCCGAGCTTCTCTGA
- the rplQ gene encoding 50S ribosomal protein L17 codes for MPTPTKGARLGGGPAHERQILANLAQSLFEHGRITTTVTKAKRLRPYAERLITFAKRGDLASRRRVLGIISDKGVVHALFTEIGPGFAEREGGYTRITKVGNRKGDNAPMAVIELVEFGTPAKKAVSKEAEKATKKAAKAAPKAEKVEEAPAEEVVETEAVVEETAEEAVEAATEAPAEADDK; via the coding sequence ATGCCTACCCCCACCAAGGGAGCCCGTCTCGGCGGCGGCCCGGCCCACGAGCGTCAGATCCTGGCGAACCTGGCCCAGAGCCTCTTCGAGCACGGTCGCATCACCACCACCGTCACCAAGGCGAAGCGCCTGCGTCCCTACGCTGAGCGCCTCATCACCTTCGCGAAGCGTGGCGACCTCGCCTCGCGCCGTCGCGTGCTCGGCATCATCTCGGACAAGGGCGTCGTGCACGCCCTGTTCACCGAGATCGGACCCGGCTTCGCGGAGCGCGAGGGCGGCTACACCCGCATCACCAAGGTCGGCAACCGCAAGGGCGACAACGCCCCCATGGCCGTGATCGAGCTCGTCGAGTTCGGCACCCCTGCCAAGAAGGCCGTCTCCAAGGAGGCCGAGAAGGCCACCAAGAAGGCTGCCAAGGCTGCGCCGAAGGCTGAGAAGGTCGAGGAGGCCCCCGCCGAGGAGGTCGTCGAGACCGAGGCCGTCGTCGAGGAGACCGCGGAGGAGGCCGTCGAGGCCGCGACCGAGGCTCCCGCCGAGGCCGACGACAAGTAA
- a CDS encoding DNA-directed RNA polymerase subunit alpha, which translates to MLIAQRPTLTEKVISENRSQFSLKPLEPGFGYTLGNSLRRTLLSSIPGAAITSVRFEGVLHEFTTIEGVKEDVTEILLNLKTLVVSSEHDEPVVMYLRKSGAGAVTAADIAPPAGVEIHNPDLHIATLNSKAKFEVELTVERGRGYVPASLNKVYDAEIGQIPVDSIYSPVLKVTYKVDATRVAQRTDFDELIIDVETKSSISPRDALASAGSTLVELFSLAKALNEDAEGIEIGPSDTDEALEEDYNQPIEELNLTQRSYNCLKREGIHTVGELTARSETDLMDIRNFGQKSITEVKEKLAELGFSLKDSGIEYDGGAAAGVYFSGSED; encoded by the coding sequence GTGCTCATCGCACAGCGTCCCACCCTCACCGAGAAGGTCATCTCGGAGAACCGTTCGCAGTTCTCGCTCAAGCCGCTGGAGCCGGGCTTCGGCTACACGCTGGGCAACTCGCTGCGCCGCACGCTGCTGTCGTCCATCCCGGGCGCCGCTATCACGTCCGTGCGCTTCGAGGGTGTCCTCCACGAGTTCACGACCATCGAGGGCGTGAAGGAGGATGTCACCGAGATCCTGCTGAACCTCAAGACCCTGGTCGTCTCCTCGGAGCACGACGAGCCCGTCGTCATGTACCTGCGCAAGTCGGGTGCTGGTGCCGTGACCGCCGCGGACATCGCCCCGCCGGCCGGTGTCGAGATCCACAACCCGGACCTCCACATCGCGACGCTGAACTCCAAGGCGAAGTTCGAGGTCGAGCTGACCGTCGAGCGTGGCCGTGGCTACGTGCCCGCCTCGCTCAACAAGGTCTACGACGCGGAGATCGGCCAGATCCCCGTGGACTCGATCTACTCGCCGGTGCTGAAGGTCACGTACAAGGTCGACGCCACCCGCGTCGCCCAGCGCACCGACTTCGACGAGCTCATCATCGACGTCGAGACCAAGTCGTCCATCTCCCCGCGTGACGCGCTCGCCTCGGCCGGATCGACCCTCGTCGAGCTGTTCTCGCTGGCGAAGGCGCTGAACGAGGACGCCGAGGGCATCGAGATCGGCCCGTCGGACACCGACGAGGCGCTCGAGGAGGACTACAACCAGCCCATCGAGGAGCTGAACCTCACGCAGCGTTCGTACAACTGCCTCAAGCGCGAGGGCATCCACACCGTGGGTGAGCTCACCGCGCGCAGCGAGACCGACCTGATGGACATCCGCAACTTTGGCCAGAAGTCGATCACCGAGGTCAAGGAGAAGCTGGCCGAGCTCGGCTTCTCCCTGAAGGACTCGGGCATCGAGTACGACGGTGGCGCGGCCGCCGGCGTGTACTTCTCGGGCAGCGAAGACTAA
- the rpsK gene encoding 30S ribosomal protein S11, whose translation MAAPARKPRKKIKKTVAHGQAHIKSTFNNTIISITDPSGAVVSWSSSGQVGFKGSRKSTPYAAQMAAEAAARRAQDAGMSKVDVFVKGPGSGRDTAVRSLTAAGLEVTSIKDVTPQAHNGCRPPKRRRG comes from the coding sequence ATGGCAGCTCCCGCACGTAAGCCGCGCAAGAAGATCAAGAAGACCGTCGCGCACGGTCAGGCGCACATCAAGTCGACCTTCAACAACACGATCATCTCCATCACGGACCCCTCGGGCGCCGTGGTGTCGTGGTCGTCGTCGGGCCAGGTGGGCTTCAAGGGTTCGCGCAAGTCGACGCCGTACGCCGCGCAGATGGCCGCCGAGGCCGCCGCACGCCGTGCCCAGGACGCCGGCATGAGCAAGGTGGACGTCTTCGTCAAGGGTCCGGGTTCCGGTCGCGACACGGCCGTCCGCTCGCTGACCGCCGCCGGCCTCGAGGTGACCTCCATCAAGGACGTCACCCCGCAGGCTCACAACGGCTGCCGCCCCCCGAAGCGCCGCCGCGGCTAG
- the rpsM gene encoding 30S ribosomal protein S13, whose product MARIVGVDLPREKRMEIALTYIYGIGRTRAHEILAATGVSADLRVKDAEESDLVALREYIEAHFTVEGDLRREVQADIRRKVEIGNYQGLRHRRGMPVRGQRTKTNARTRKGRKKTVAGKKK is encoded by the coding sequence ATGGCACGCATTGTCGGTGTCGACCTCCCGCGCGAGAAGCGCATGGAGATCGCACTCACCTATATCTACGGAATCGGGCGCACTCGCGCCCACGAGATCCTCGCCGCCACCGGTGTGAGCGCGGACCTTCGCGTCAAGGACGCTGAGGAGTCCGACCTCGTCGCCCTGCGCGAGTACATCGAGGCCCACTTCACCGTCGAGGGCGATCTGCGCCGCGAGGTGCAGGCTGACATCCGCCGCAAGGTGGAGATCGGCAACTACCAGGGTCTGCGCCACCGCCGTGGCATGCCGGTCCGTGGCCAGCGCACCAAGACCAACGCGCGTACCCGCAAGGGCCGCAAGAAGACCGTCGCCGGAAAGAAGAAGTAA
- the rpmJ gene encoding 50S ribosomal protein L36, which yields MKVKPSVKPICDKCKVIRRGGRVMVICENLRHKQRQG from the coding sequence ATGAAGGTTAAGCCCAGCGTCAAGCCGATCTGCGACAAGTGCAAGGTCATTCGACGGGGTGGCCGTGTGATGGTCATCTGCGAGAACCTGCGCCACAAGCAGCGTCAGGGCTAG
- the infA gene encoding translation initiation factor IF-1, with protein MAKKDGVIEVEGTVVEALPNASFRVELTNGHLVLAHISGKMRQHYIRILPEDRVVVELSPYDLSRGRIVYRYK; from the coding sequence ATGGCTAAGAAAGACGGCGTCATCGAGGTCGAAGGCACCGTGGTCGAGGCATTGCCGAACGCGTCGTTCCGTGTGGAGCTGACCAACGGTCACCTCGTCCTCGCCCACATCTCAGGCAAGATGCGCCAGCACTACATCCGAATCCTCCCCGAGGATCGTGTGGTGGTGGAGCTGAGCCCGTATGACCTGTCCCGCGGCCGGATCGTCTACCGCTACAAGTGA
- the map gene encoding type I methionyl aminopeptidase — translation MADRIEYKTREQMRVMARAGLVVESALAAARGAAVAGATTADVDAAAASAIAAGGATSNFLGYHGFPASSCVSVNDEVVHGIPGPRVLREGDLVSIDCGAVVDGWHGDSAISLSIGAPAQPRDVDLIEATRRALWAGIAALASARRLDEVAAAIEDVAIAADLHPIDGYVGHGIGTAMHQAPDVLNYRTRGRLAKVRPGMCVAIEPMFVVGTSDSAVLEDDWTVVSADGSRAAHWEHSIAVHDDGIWVLTASDGGASELAEHGITPVAP, via the coding sequence ATGGCTGACCGGATCGAGTACAAGACGCGCGAGCAGATGCGCGTGATGGCTCGCGCCGGACTCGTGGTCGAGTCGGCTCTTGCCGCTGCACGTGGCGCCGCGGTGGCAGGAGCGACGACCGCGGACGTGGACGCGGCGGCCGCCTCAGCGATCGCTGCGGGAGGCGCGACGTCGAACTTCCTGGGGTATCACGGTTTCCCAGCGTCGAGCTGCGTCTCCGTCAACGATGAGGTCGTGCACGGGATCCCCGGACCGCGCGTGCTGCGTGAAGGCGATCTGGTGTCGATCGACTGCGGTGCGGTCGTCGACGGATGGCACGGCGACTCCGCGATCAGCCTGTCGATCGGGGCGCCGGCTCAGCCGCGTGACGTCGACCTGATCGAGGCGACCCGCCGTGCACTGTGGGCGGGCATCGCGGCACTCGCGTCCGCGAGGAGGCTCGACGAGGTGGCGGCCGCGATCGAGGATGTCGCGATCGCCGCGGATCTTCATCCCATCGACGGCTACGTCGGGCACGGGATCGGCACCGCGATGCATCAGGCGCCCGACGTGCTGAACTACCGCACCCGAGGTCGCCTTGCAAAGGTGCGTCCTGGCATGTGCGTCGCCATCGAGCCCATGTTCGTCGTCGGAACGTCGGACAGCGCGGTCCTTGAGGACGACTGGACGGTGGTGTCTGCGGACGGCTCGCGGGCTGCGCACTGGGAGCATTCGATCGCCGTTCATGATGACGGGATCTGGGTTCTGACGGCGTCTGACGGTGGCGCCTCCGAGCTCGCCGAGCACGGGATCACGCCCGTCGCTCCGTGA
- a CDS encoding adenylate kinase codes for MRAVLLGPPGAGKGTQAARLAEQWGIPAISTGDIFRANIKGQTELGRKAQEFTHAGTLVPDEITNAMVRDRLAQDDVVNGFLLDGYPRNPDQAVELDSMLVELDVALDVAIEITADSELVIERLLKRAEIEGRADDTEPVIRKRLEVYATSTAPLTAFYAGRGLLVQVDGIGQVAEVTDRIVAAVESR; via the coding sequence ATGCGAGCAGTTCTCCTCGGACCTCCCGGAGCAGGAAAGGGCACCCAGGCGGCACGCCTCGCCGAGCAGTGGGGCATCCCGGCGATCTCGACGGGTGACATCTTCCGGGCGAACATCAAGGGGCAGACGGAGCTGGGCCGCAAGGCGCAGGAGTTCACCCACGCGGGCACGCTGGTGCCGGACGAGATCACTAACGCGATGGTGCGTGACCGGCTCGCCCAGGACGACGTGGTCAACGGCTTCCTGCTGGACGGCTATCCGCGCAACCCTGACCAGGCTGTCGAGCTCGATTCGATGCTGGTCGAGCTGGATGTCGCACTCGACGTCGCGATCGAGATCACCGCGGACTCGGAGCTCGTCATCGAGCGCCTGCTGAAGCGCGCTGAGATCGAGGGCCGGGCGGATGACACCGAGCCGGTGATCCGCAAGCGTCTCGAGGTGTATGCCACCTCGACCGCGCCGCTCACCGCGTTCTACGCAGGCCGTGGCCTGCTGGTTCAGGTCGACGGCATCGGTCAGGTCGCCGAGGTGACCGACCGCATCGTCGCGGCTGTCGAGTCTCGCTGA